The Aminipila terrae nucleotide sequence CCTACTTACGTTTTTATTTTCAGTATGATTTTTATGATAGTTTACGGCTTGTTTAAGTACTTTGTACTGAACATCCATCCGGAGCCTATGTATTCTGTTCCTGACAGTACAGTCTCCAGTATATCAATAATCTTGGTATTAAAGGCTTTCTCTTCCGGATGCTCTGCATTAACCGGGGTAGAAGCGGTGAGTAATTCCGTTCCTAATTTTCAGGAACCAAGCCCTAGAAATGCCAAAGTGGTCATGATTTTACTGGCAACTCTCATATTTTTTATATTCGGCGGCACTTCAATACTTGCAATATTCTATACAGCTGTTCCCATTGTTAATGGGCCTACGGTTGTATCACAGATTGCATTTGCTGTATTTCATAAAGGATTCATGTATTACATTATTCAGTTCAGTACCGCTGTTATATTGCTCATGGCATGCAATACAGCATTTACAGGTTTCCCTATGCTCATGTACATTGTGGGGAAAGATGGTTATGCCCCAAAACAGTTTACTCTTAGAGGTAAACGGCTGAGTTTTTCTGTAGGAATAGTTGCCTTATCACTGATTGCATGTATTCTTGTCATTATATTTCAGGCAGATACCCACAGAATCATTCCACTTTATGCCATAGGGGTATTTATCTCCTTCACTTTAGGTCAATTCGGTATGGTAAACCATTGGAGGAAATCCAAAGAAAAGAACTGGAAAATTGGTGTTGTCATAAATGGCATCGGCTCTGTGGTTACTTTACTGACTACCTTAATAGTCTTAGTGGGAAAATTTACAGAAGGAGCATTTATTGTATTAATCATTATTCCAATCATCATCATTGGACAAGTTAAGATTAAAGCCCATTACGAAAAAATTGCCGCTGGATTAAGTGTCAGCAATGTGAGATTAAATAAAGTAGACTTTAAGATAAAGTATGATCATGTCATAGTAGTTCCAATCGCTTCCTTAAATAAGGCAGCCATAGGGGCCCTCCAGTATGCCCAGAGTCTGGGAGGGAAAGTTATTGCCCTGAATGTTTCAACGGATATGGAATCCATGGACAAATTAAAAAGCCGGTGGAATGAATTAAATACGGATATGGTATTGGTTTCAAAATATTCTCCATACAGAGCTGTAGTAACACCATTGTTAGATAATATTTACCAGATAGCAGATGCTGCGGAAGAGGAAGACGAAAAGATTACGGTCATTGTCCCCCAGTTTATGACTCATGGACTTTTGGCTAGTATTTTGCACAATCATACCGGTTTATTTATCAGAGAGAGCCTGCTCAAAAAAGGCAACATCATTGTATCTACTTATCCATACAATCTTGATAATAATGATTACGTTGATTAGGCACAATCGGAGAGTTTACTAGCACATATAATAAAAAAGTGGATTTCCAGTTAAAGAAATCCACTTTTTTATATTTGATTTTATTTCTTAAATATCTTATATAATCCTCCAAGCAATAGAAACCATACTGGTGTTACAAACAGAGCCACACGTGTTTCTTTATTCAGAGCTAATACAACCAGAACAAAAGCAATAAAAGCAAGAATAATATAGTTAGAAACTGGATAAAGTGGCATTTTGAATTTGCTCTTTGCCGCCAGCCTTGGATTGGTTTTGCGGTATCTTAAATGGCACAGTACCATCATGGCCCAAATGAAAATAAAGCAGAATGTGGATATACTTGTTATAAGTACAAATACCCCTTCTGGCATTATGTAGTTCAAAATTACTGAAAGTAAAATGGCAGCAGCTGAAAACAATGTTGCAGTAGAAGGTATATTATTACGATTTAACTTTCTCATAGATGCTGGTGCATTATTTTCTTTTGCAAGAGAGAATGCCATACGGCCTGTGCTGAATATACCACTATTACATGCTGATGCTGCTGAAGTTAAAACTACAAAATTTACAATACCTGCAGCTGAGGCAATTCCCACAGAAGCAAATACCTGTACAAATGGACTTTCTTCCGGGTTTATAGAATTCCATGGATATATACTCATAATGACAAGTAATGCTCCAATATAGAAGATGATGATTCTCACTGGAATATTGTTAATAGCTTTAGGTATAACACGTTCTGGATTTTCAGTTTCCCCAGCTGTCAATCCCACTAGCTCAATTCCTGTAAAAGCAAATACAACCATTTGGAAAGAAAGAATAAAACCACTTACGCCATTTGGGAACCATCCTCCGTGTTTCCACAGATTAGAGAAACTAGAAGCACCTGCATCTGTAGAAAAGCCTTTGAAAATCATAAATGAACCAATTATAATTAAGGATAATATTGCAATAACTTTAATTAAAGCAAACCAAAATTCCATTTCACCAAAATACTTTACCGCGGTAAGATTCATAACCAGTAAAACAACCAGTGCTACCAAACTTGGAACCCACTGAGCTATATGCGGGAACCAGAACTGTACGTACAGTCCAACAGCCGTCAGGTCTGCCATGGCAAGTGAAATCCAGCAGAACCAATAGGTCCACCCAGTGATAAAGGCTGCCCCATTTCCAAAATAGTCCTGAACAAAGTCAACAAAAGAATGATGATGCAGATTAGAAAGTAATACTTCTCCCAAAGCTCGCATAATGAAGTAACAGATGATTCCTGTTATCAAATAAGCTAATAAAATAGAGGGTCCTGCTAAATGAATGGATCTGCCTGATCCAAGAAATAAACCTGTACCAATGGCTCCTCCAATTGCAAGCAATTGTACATGGCGATTTTTTAATCCCCTAGATAACTGTTGATTTTCTGACATAAATATTCCGCCTTTCTGAATGTTACTATTTTTTATTATCATTGTGATTCACCAGAATTAATTCCAGGCGCATGATAATACAGGCTCCCATTTTTTATAAGATTTAAAACGGAACCAAGCTAATTTTTGTATACCCATATATAAGTATGCTTTTATTGGAGATATAATAGGGGAATAGATAAAATCTAAAAAAAAATAAAATCTAGAAAAAACATATAGAAATATATTACTTTTATAAGATATGTTACCTGTACCCTGTCCTTTTACCTGAGAGTTTCGCCATAAATATATGACTTTCCCCTTCGGTGCTCTTTAAAAGAGTCTCTCCAAGGTTTCATCCAATAGCGGTCATCTCTAATCAAATAGGTACCTGAAAGATTTACTTCTTCG carries:
- a CDS encoding APC family permease is translated as MINKFLDVLIGRPLANEKSSIEKYNVPFGLAIMASDAISSVAYGAQEILFVLIVLGASAYQWLTWTSFMIIGLLAILTISYIQIINAYPQGGGAYKVAKENLGAKAGLCASAGLIISYILTVAVSASAGADAIVSAFEYLGPYKVEMVVVLIVILTILNLRGISESSKIFALPTYVFIFSMIFMIVYGLFKYFVLNIHPEPMYSVPDSTVSSISIILVLKAFSSGCSALTGVEAVSNSVPNFQEPSPRNAKVVMILLATLIFFIFGGTSILAIFYTAVPIVNGPTVVSQIAFAVFHKGFMYYIIQFSTAVILLMACNTAFTGFPMLMYIVGKDGYAPKQFTLRGKRLSFSVGIVALSLIACILVIIFQADTHRIIPLYAIGVFISFTLGQFGMVNHWRKSKEKNWKIGVVINGIGSVVTLLTTLIVLVGKFTEGAFIVLIIIPIIIIGQVKIKAHYEKIAAGLSVSNVRLNKVDFKIKYDHVIVVPIASLNKAAIGALQYAQSLGGKVIALNVSTDMESMDKLKSRWNELNTDMVLVSKYSPYRAVVTPLLDNIYQIADAAEEEDEKITVIVPQFMTHGLLASILHNHTGLFIRESLLKKGNIIVSTYPYNLDNNDYVD
- a CDS encoding amino acid permease, with product MSENQQLSRGLKNRHVQLLAIGGAIGTGLFLGSGRSIHLAGPSILLAYLITGIICYFIMRALGEVLLSNLHHHSFVDFVQDYFGNGAAFITGWTYWFCWISLAMADLTAVGLYVQFWFPHIAQWVPSLVALVVLLVMNLTAVKYFGEMEFWFALIKVIAILSLIIIGSFMIFKGFSTDAGASSFSNLWKHGGWFPNGVSGFILSFQMVVFAFTGIELVGLTAGETENPERVIPKAINNIPVRIIIFYIGALLVIMSIYPWNSINPEESPFVQVFASVGIASAAGIVNFVVLTSAASACNSGIFSTGRMAFSLAKENNAPASMRKLNRNNIPSTATLFSAAAILLSVILNYIMPEGVFVLITSISTFCFIFIWAMMVLCHLRYRKTNPRLAAKSKFKMPLYPVSNYIILAFIAFVLVVLALNKETRVALFVTPVWFLLLGGLYKIFKK